The following DNA comes from Triticum aestivum cultivar Chinese Spring chromosome 3D, IWGSC CS RefSeq v2.1, whole genome shotgun sequence.
GATTTGTGGAACATGGCTCCACGGGAACCCTTTATGAATAGTAAATTAATATAAAAAACTGAACTTTTTAGAACATACATTGTCGACTGGTATAATCGCGTATGAAGTTTTACAAAGAAAAGACATCAACACAATTTCAGACAAAATCAAAGCAAAGCACTATTTGACTAAGATTCCcaggtggcatactttcattgaaACATACATAGTCGACCGGTCTACTCACGTATGAAGTTTCTGCACTACCACATAACCCGGGTGACATTCCTTCACGAAACTTCGTACGTGAGTAGAATGTTCGACAAGTTTGATACCCCAAAATTTCATATTCTTTTGGttttttagtatttttttgaatttactatccACATGAGAGCACGTGAAAATATGTTCacctttttatttttgttactAGATATTGTGATTTATAGTTTCATACAAGCATACAGTATGGGAAAAAATGGTTAAAATATTTATAAAAACCATATAAAGCATAAGAAACGCATTTGTACTAGCATCAAGGAAATGTAGCCATTTTTCAATTGTGCAGGTCATCAGTTGATGCATACATCCGGCTTTGTAGCACATGATTCTTATTCCCAATATATCCCGACTCAATATGTATCCATTGAATATATTTATGGTATCAACAAAAAAAGAATACGTGTATCTGGTATTACTTTGTTGATTTTTGGACTAAATCCTGAACTACAAAGGCTATGGCAGCAAGAGTGTCACAGGCGCTAGGGGAGCAATGTCCAATGTCAGCTCCTCCGATCGCAGGGCTTCCATGGTGTGGGTGATGGACGGTCGTATGCTCAGGTCCCGGTGCACGCACAAGAGCCCAATGAGTAACGTGTGCTCCATCTGTTGACGCGTGACATTGGACTCGCCGCTTATCAACCTCTCATCTGCGGCGTCTAGGATGTCATTCCTATGGTACAAACTCCTTATCCATGATGACAATGGAGGCCTATCATGGAGAcacattgttggatcccttccggAGACCATCTCTAGTAGGACAATGCCAAAACTATATATGTCTGACTGCCTGTTCCGTTGGCAGGTGTCGAGGAACACAGGGTCTATATATCCATAAGTGCCCTGCAGAACATCTGTGGTTTGTGACCCAGTTTCATGGTGAACAAACCTTGCCAATCCGAAGTCACCCAACTTCGCACCGTATGAAGACCCAAGGAGCACGTTGCTGGACTTGATATCGCCGTGTACGATACATTGTTGGCCTTGCTCACAATCTACGTGGAGGTATTGCAGTGCAGATCCTAGGTCGAGGATGATCTCATACCTGCTTGTAAAAGCATGTAACCATTCATTATGTACCGAGATAAAATGAAGTTGCATGCAATGATGTGAATGCTCTCGAGATGGAATTATAATGCGTACCTCTTGGACCATGGTAACCAACTTTTGCCCCTGTGTAGGTGTTGATCGAGGCTACCTTGTGGCAAAAGCTCATACACAAGAAAGAGACGTGTGTACCTGTCGTCCCACCACCAGCATACGAACTCAATCGGGTTCCTCTTGCGATCGTAGCACCAGCCTATCAATTCGACTAGGTGCTTGTGCCTCAGGCCACTGGCAATCCTGAGTTCGTCCTCGAACGCCTTCCTCCCTTCGCCCGATGCTACTGGCCTGAATCTCTTTATGGCCACATGTCTACTTGTCAGTTGGCCCTGATAAACAGAGGCGGAACCTCCTTGCCCGAGCTTGTTCTCCTGTGAGAATTTGTTGGTTGCACGCGCTAGCTTATGATAATCAAAATGTTCAAGGCCTCTGGCAAGAGCTCTGTAATGCTTCTTTCTCGTGCATAGCTGCCGTCGTCGGACGCCAACAAAGATGCACACAATCGCCAAAAAAACGATAACTGGTCCGGTTGCCTCTACTAGTAGTTTCCACGGAATCTTGGGGTTCCTCCGTGGAGGCGACGGATCCAAGGTGGAGTTGAATGACCAGGACATTATTTGGTGTTGCTCGACGGCCACGCCAGTAGCACCCGAGAAGCCAATGGCCACCACACTAGGCAGCATCTGCCTCAGGTCAACACTTGTGTTGACACGGTAGGTCACGTCGACGATCTGGAGAACAGCAGCAAGGATTTTTGTGTCATTGCTGTAGCTGATGTGGCAAGTCATTGGGAGGTTCGATGTGAGGTTCTTTCCAGGCACGGCCACGTTGGTGTACGCCCGGGAGATGATGGAGTTGACGTCGATGCCCATGTGGCTGTCGCTGTTGTCGGACTCAACGTTGAAGAACGTGTCGAACTCAACCGCCACGACTCGGTTGTCGCCGGTCGCCACCGTGCCGACGCTTTTGTTGAAGAGGCCGAGGTTCCGGCCATTGTCGAGGGGATCGGGAATGCTCGTCGGAGGGTAATGGCCAAGGAAGAAAGTCATGCCATCGCCACTGAGTTCACTGTTTACCTTGATTTCGAAGGTGAAGGAGGTGGTGAACCGGGCCAGCTCTCCGGTGATGGCATCCCACAGCGGCACGGGCTGCGCGTACAACGCCCGGCCTACGCTGTTCTGGATGTTTGGACTCCCGCCGGCTTTCGTCAGCTCGATCGTCTGAGACTGGGAGTCGTAGTATGCGTCGCCTTGGAAGCTGAAGTTTTGGGCGTCGTAGCCACCGGGCTGGGAAAAGTTGAAGCTAAAGGAAAGCGAGGTTGCATGTGGCAAGTGCAGAGAACATATCGGGTAGTAGAGGAGCATGAAGATCTGTATTCCGTGGGGAAAGCTCACAGCAGCCATTTGCTACGTTGTGTTTGGAAGCTCGTGAACAAACACGCATGATATAGAACTTCCGACCTCGAAATCTTCAAACGTTGCACGCACATGCTGAGTACGGGTCGCAATGGCCTCTGGTAATGTCCGTTAAACAGAAGGTACAAGCCAAACGACAACGCCGCAACAACTTTCTGCGCTATCTCCTAGGTCAGAAAGAAGGCACTATGTGCTGTCTGACCAAGCCTGGAGCATATGTTATTCCGACGACCAAGTATCCGTCAGTTCGCTAGCTAGCAAGCACGTTTGTGGTGTTTGTTTCTTTTTTTCAGTTCAAAAGAGGTTTTTACCCTACTTTGTTATAAATAAAGCACTGGGCCAAACGATACATGGAGTTGATGAAGTCCTCGGAAGCTGGACGTGTTTGTTTGTTTGTTAGAGATTTTTTCTTTtcgaaaaactttcaatctattcatcttcaatcatgaaagtacaacgaacaccagaaattaTAAAAATTGTGTCTAAATCCGTAgtccatctagcgacgactacaagcactgaaggaAGCAGAAGGCGCCGccatcatcacccctccctcgccggagccgggcacaacatgttgtagtagacagtcgggaagtcatcatGTTAAGGCCCAATAGGACCAACGCATCAGAACAGCAAGCGCCatcgatgaagagaagcgtagatcgaaAGAATCCAACATGAAGACACACGAACAAAGACGAATAAAGACCGGATCCGGGTAGATATACCAAAGACAACCACTGACCGAATCTcacgagatccgccggagacacacctcagcacgccctccgacgatgctagacgcatcaccggaacgggggctagcCGGGGAGAAACTTATTCCATCACTAGGTAGCCGCCGTCGTCTCACCTTCCTAAGCAGGACACAAATCCTAAGAAAACTTGAAGCACCTAAAAACGGAGTCCTCCCGCAGGCAAGGACCAAGATTCACCTCGCACTCATAACCCTAAGGCCACAGGAAACATGGCAGGTCGACGGCGCCGCCGATGGGAGGCAGAAACTCTATCCGTCTTTCCTTGAAAGGAGAGACGAAGGAAGGTAAGAACTTCATTTACATATCGAACTACACCGCCACGACTCGGATCATCACTGGTCGTGTACATGTTAAGAGGCTGAGGTTCCGGAAGTCCTCGAGGGGGTTGGGAATTCTCGTCGGAGGATAATGCCCGAGGAAGAAAGTGAAACTGTCGCCACTGATTGCACTGTTTGCCTTGATTCCAAGGTGCAAGGAGGTGGTGAATCGAGTGAGCTTGCCGGTGCCCGGTGGCAACGTCCCACAGAGGCACTAGGCTGCACGTGCAACGATCAGCCTATCTGTTCTGGAGGTTCGGTCCCTAATGAACCTGCAGCATACTATTAGTTGTTACAAATGCTTGCCCCTAAATTGGAAGCAAGCCGGTGCCAGAGTGGTGgcctttgttttttattttttgaaaagaaAATCAGGCTTTCGGCCTCTACATCGGTTGACGCACACATCCAGATTTCTATTACATGATTCCTATTCTCGTTACATCTCGACTCAATCTGTGACCGTGATTTTCCAGACTAGAAGCCTGAACTAGAAAGGCTATGGCGGCGAGAGCGTCAATGCATCATGGGCGCAAGGGGAGTGATGTCCAATTTCAGCTCATCCGATCGCAGGGCATCCATGGCGTGGGTAATGGACGGACGGCTGCTCAGGTCTTGGTGCACGCACAAGAGCCCAACAAGTAGCACCCGCTCCATCTGTTGTCTCCCAGCAGTGGACTCATCGCCTATCAGCCTGCTATCTGCGGCCTCCAAGATAGCATTCCCATGGTACAAACTCCTTGCCCATGACGACAGTGGGGGCTTATCAGGGAGACGCACCGTTGGGTCCCTTCCAGAAACCATCTCTAGTAGGACAATGCCGAAACTGTAGATGTCTGACTGCATATTCCGCTGGCTTGTGTCGATGAACACAGGGTCTATGTACCCATAAGTGCCCTGTAAGACATCTGTCGTCTGTGATCCGGTTTCATGGTCAACAAATCTTGCTAATCCGAAGTCGCCTGACTTGGCACCGTATGAAGTGTCAAGCAGTACGTTGCTCGACTTGATATCACCATGTACGATACACTGCTGTTGTTGCTCGCAATCTACATGGAGGTATTGCAGTGCAGAACCTAGGTCGAGGATGATCTCGTACCTGGTTGTCAAAGCATGTTACCATTATTACATCAAAAAGAAATTAAGTTTCATTGATGTAAATGCTCTGGAGATGGAACTACATACCTCTTGTCCCATGGTAACCAATTGTTGCCCCCATGTAGGTGTTGATCAAGGCTACCTTGTGGCAAGAGCTCATACACAAGAAAGAGACGTGTGTGCCTGTCGTTCCGCCACCAGCATAAAAACTCAATTGGGTTCCTCTTGTCGTCGTAGCACCAACCTATCAATTCGACCAGGTTCCGGTGTCTCAGGCGACTGGCGATCCTGAGTTCGTCCTCGAACGCCTGCCTCCCCTGCCCGGAGGCCGCCGGTTTGAATCTCTTTATTGCCACCGGTCTACTTGGGCTTGTCAGTTGGCCCCTATAAACAAAGGCGGAACCTCCTTGCCCGAGCCTGGTTTCCTTGGCGAAATTGTTGGTCGCACGCGCCAGCTTATGATAATCGATATGTCCAAGGCCCCTGGCGAGTGCTCTGCATTGCTTCTTCCTCATGCATAGCTGCCATCGGTGGACGCCAACAAAGATGCACACGATTGCGATAACTGCAATAACTGGTCCAGTTACCTCTACTAGCAGCTTCCACAGGTGAACCTTGGAGCTCTTGGGAGTAGGCACCGGGATCTCGGACGGTGCAGGCGCTGGCGCAGGCCGCAGATCCAAGGTGGAGTTAAATGACCAGGACATTATTTGGTGTAACTCGACGGCATCCCCAGTGGCACCCGAGAAGCCGATGGCCACCACACTGGGCAAGACCTGCCTCAGGTCAACACTCGTGCTGACACTGTAGGTCACGTCGCCGATCTGGAGAACGGCCGCTAGTCTTTTTGTGTCGTTGCCGTAGCTAATCTGGCAACTCATCAGAAAGCCAGACGTTAGGTTCTTGCCAGGCACAGTCGCGTTGGTGTACACCTGCGAGACAATGGAATTGACATCGATGCCCATGTGGCTGCCACTGGGGTCGAAATTATCGTTGAAGAAGGTGTCAAACTCAACCGCCACGGCTCGGTCGTCGCCGGTCGCCACCGTGCCAGCGATTTTGTTGAAGAGGCCGAGGTTCCCTCCGCCCATATCGCGTATGACATTGGGAATGCTCGACGAAGGATAACGCCCGAGGAAGAATGTCAAGCCATCGCCAGTGGTTGCATTGCTTACCTTGATTTGGAAGGTGAAGGAGGTGGTGAAGCGGGCGAGCTCGCCGGTGACGGTATCCCAGAGCGGCATGGGCGTCGTAAGGAACGCTCGGCCTACGCTGTTATTGACGCTTGTGCCATCGCCGTTTCTTGTGAGTTGGATCATGCGAGACTGGGCGTCGTAGTATGCGTCACCCTGGAAACTGAGGTCTTGGGCGTCGTAGTCGGGATCGGCGAAGTTGGAGATAAAAGAAAGCGCGGTAGCACGATGCAGATGCAGAGAAGACCATGTCGAGTAGCAGAGGAGGATGAAGATCTGTATTCGGTGGGAGAAGCTCACAGCGGCAGCCATTTGCTGCGGCGTGTGTTTGGAAGTGGGTCAACAGAACACACATCATATAGAACTTCTGACATCGAAATCTTCAATAAATATTTAGCGATGCAGACGAACAGCGAGCTTTCAAATCTTCTGACCTGGACGTCACATTGGGCGCACATCCTGTGTACAGGTCACAATGGCCTCTGGTAATGTCCGTTAAACAGAAAGGTATAGGCCAAACGACAACACGGGAACTCCTAGGTGAGAAAAGGTACCAAGTGCTGTCTGACCAAGTCTGAAGCATATGTTTTTCTGACGATCAAGTATCGTCAGCATGCTAGCTAGCACCTTTGTggtgtttattttctttttcaattCGAAACAGGCTTTCAGGTTCGCTTTATAAACCCGTTTGCCAGAGTACTTTGGCGGACGGTTCACATTatttttaatattactccaccgaattctgtcactacgttatttgggacatggctcactgggattgagcctgaattagcgagacatattcgtgttggagtttgcactttgttgtggactatctggacttgcagaaatgatttggtttttaacagaacatcacgtattcactttttgcaggttattttccgagccacggccgtgatccgttcatggtcgctactcactccgatggaggccagtgagcatttggttactggatctatccgctgggagatggtagctcgggatatcttcaaccggtttggatggcggtcatgtaataggataggcaattagtttacctgtctatctttagccagccggttgtggcgttttatcttggctagtctgtgtgtccagcctctttagctctgtgtgagctatctttttattacttttcagtcggagactttggaaccttgttggaaccttttatttcgttaataagatggccgtatgcatcactctgatgcagaggcaggggagatcccccttttcgaaaaaaaaacatgtttgtTTCGCACACGGCTAAAGACTATACATAGAGTTGAAGAAGTCTTCAGAAGTTGTATGTGTtcgttttttttgtttgggcttttgcTCGTGTCGACCTCAATAATCATGTACGTCAAACTCAACCACCACGGGTCGGTCATAGGACGTGCTCGATTTggcgaaatcactagttgaggagtatTTGTGGCAAGTGGCGCgttgcatgtgcgtcacttgtcgcaacctgagagttttcttttttttcgtagatccgtttattcaaaatattttgttTTCTTAAACAGTGCCTCTCAAGAAATcagaaccgtgcctctcgcggaagcaaaatcgtgactcccgcggaagaaaaaaaaagagaaaacgcgttttttttcgttttcgaggaggcacggccgtgactcttgcgaaagcacaactgtgcctctgacggaagcaaaaccgtgactctcgcgaaaggaaaaaaacagaaaacgtgtttttttcgtttccgagaggcacggccgtgactctcacaaAAGCACAACGTGCCTCTCGCGgtagcaaaaccgtgactctcgcgaaagaaaaaaaacagtaaacgcgttttttttcgtttccgagaggcacggccgtgacttttgcgaaagtacaaccgtgccttttgcggaagcaaaaccgtgactcccgtaaaagaaaaaaatagaaaatgcatttttttttcgtttccgagaggcacggccatgactctcgcgaaagcaaaaccatgcctctcgggaaagcaaaaccgcgactctcgcggaagaaaaaaaagaaaacacattttttcgcgcaatttttttcgaattttttttatccaaaagctaaggaagaccggtggaaaaccgaaacgtcaaaaaaaaacccaaaaaaaacatttaaaaatccaaaaacgcgtgcgtaaaaatttaacaaaatccggagggagcgcccagagcgctacacgtggcgaatggctaagagcgcgccaagtggcgctgatcattGTGAGGCTCCTGAAGAAGCGCTCGTCAACTAATTGCTCCCTCGATTTGGACATGCTATTTACATCCTGGCATAGTATTACGAAGGCACAACCCAACCCAACCCACACGGCCATCAGTGACAGCGCTGGAGGTTAAGGCAGAGATTTTTTTTTTTTAACCTTGAGTGGTCTCTACCAGACTCTCATAAGTTATATTAGCAGAACCGAGACAACCGaactatacctaataataaaggacggAAGCTTTCATAGTTCTTCATAACCATAAGTCATCCCTTTATATCCATTTATTTGTGTTAACCATAAAGATGAACGGTTGAGATTCAAAAGGCCGCTCTATAGAAAAAAAAATCCATAAGTTTTCTAATAAGATCGTCCAGCCCACCCATGAATACGTACTCTCATCAAATCTCTCTAACGCGCATCTG
Coding sequences within:
- the LOC123076583 gene encoding L-type lectin-domain containing receptor kinase IX.1-like is translated as MAAAVSFSHRIQIFILLCYSTWSSLHLHRATALSFISNFADPDYDAQDLSFQGDAYYDAQSRMIQLTRNGDGTSVNNSVGRAFLTTPMPLWDTVTGELARFTTSFTFQIKVSNATTGDGLTFFLGRYPSSSIPNVIRDMGGGNLGLFNKIAGTVATGDDRAVAVEFDTFFNDNFDPSGSHMGIDVNSIVSQVYTNATVPGKNLTSGFLMSCQISYGNDTKRLAAVLQIGDVTYSVSTSVDLRQVLPSVVAIGFSGATGDAVELHQIMSWSFNSTLDLRPAPAPAPSEIPVPTPKSSKVHLWKLLVEVTGPVIAVIAIVCIFVGVHRWQLCMRKKQCRALARGLGHIDYHKLARATNNFAKETRLGQGGSAFVYRGQLTSPSRPVAIKRFKPAASGQGRQAFEDELRIASRLRHRNLVELIGWCYDDKRNPIEFLCWWRNDRHTRLFLVYELLPQGSLDQHLHGGNNWLPWDKRYEIILDLGSALQYLHVDCEQQQQCIVHGDIKSSNVLLDTSYGAKSGDFGLARFVDHETGSQTTDVLQGTYGYIDPVFIDTSQRNMQSDIYSFGIVLLEMVSGRDPTVRLPDKPPLSSWARSLYHGNAILEAADSRLIGDESTAGRQQMERVLLVGLLCVHQDLSSRPSITHAMDALRSDELKLDITPLAPMMH
- the LOC123076582 gene encoding L-type lectin-domain containing receptor kinase IX.1-like, with product MAAVSFPHGIQIFMLLYYPICSLHLPHATSLSFSFNFSQPGGYDAQNFSFQGDAYYDSQSQTIELTKAGGSPNIQNSVGRALYAQPVPLWDAITGELARFTTSFTFEIKVNSELSGDGMTFFLGHYPPTSIPDPLDNGRNLGLFNKSVGTVATGDNRVVAVEFDTFFNVESDNSDSHMGIDVNSIISRAYTNVAVPGKNLTSNLPMTCHISYSNDTKILAAVLQIVDVTYRVNTSVDLRQMLPSVVAIGFSGATGVAVEQHQIMSWSFNSTLDPSPPRRNPKIPWKLLVEATGPVIVFLAIVCIFVGVRRRQLCTRKKHYRALARGLEHFDYHKLARATNKFSQENKLGQGGSASVYQGQLTSRHVAIKRFRPVASGEGRKAFEDELRIASGLRHKHLVELIGWCYDRKRNPIEFVCWWWDDRYTRLFLVYELLPQGSLDQHLHRGKSWLPWSKRYEIILDLGSALQYLHVDCEQGQQCIVHGDIKSSNVLLGSSYGAKLGDFGLARFVHHETGSQTTDVLQGTYGYIDPVFLDTCQRNRQSDIYSFGIVLLEMVSGRDPTMCLHDRPPLSSWIRSLYHRNDILDAADERLISGESNVTRQQMEHTLLIGLLCVHRDLSIRPSITHTMEALRSEELTLDIAPLAPVTLLLP